In a single window of the Phycisphaerae bacterium genome:
- a CDS encoding GDP-mannose 4,6-dehydratase, with translation MGHVVVTGAAGFIGSHLSEALLRGGWRVTGLDSFDSFYDPVVKWRNVSGCLGQEGFRLVEGDIRDGVVVDAVLGGGVDAVVHLAARAGVRPSIEEPLLYEDVNIHGTGVLLEAARKHAVGRFIFASSSSVYGNNRKVPFSELDNVDHPISPYAATKKAGELVCHTYHHLFGMAVTCLRFFTVYGPRQRPDLAIHKFARLIEQGKPIPVFGDGTMMRDYTFISDIVAGIVAAMERASGYHIYNLGNSSPVSLSDLIGALEGALGKRAMVDRLPIQPGDVERTFADVSRARAELGFEPKTDLTAGLAEFVGWLRGS, from the coding sequence ATGGGACACGTTGTCGTCACTGGTGCGGCGGGGTTTATTGGCTCGCATCTTTCTGAAGCCCTGCTGCGGGGCGGCTGGCGGGTGACGGGGCTGGACTCGTTTGACAGCTTTTATGATCCGGTGGTGAAGTGGCGGAACGTGTCGGGCTGTCTTGGCCAAGAGGGTTTTAGGCTTGTTGAGGGGGACATTCGGGACGGGGTGGTCGTTGATGCCGTCTTAGGCGGGGGGGTGGACGCGGTGGTGCACCTGGCCGCCCGGGCGGGGGTTCGGCCGTCCATTGAAGAGCCTCTGCTGTACGAGGATGTAAACATCCATGGGACCGGTGTGTTGCTGGAGGCGGCGCGGAAGCACGCGGTCGGTCGGTTCATCTTTGCGAGCAGTTCGAGTGTTTACGGCAACAACAGGAAGGTCCCATTTAGCGAATTGGACAATGTGGATCATCCGATCTCGCCTTACGCTGCGACGAAGAAGGCCGGCGAATTGGTCTGCCACACGTATCATCACCTGTTTGGCATGGCGGTGACGTGTTTGCGTTTTTTCACCGTGTATGGGCCGCGGCAACGGCCGGATCTGGCGATCCACAAGTTTGCCCGGCTGATCGAGCAAGGCAAGCCGATCCCGGTGTTTGGGGATGGTACGATGATGAGGGACTACACCTTCATCTCGGACATTGTAGCTGGCATCGTAGCGGCGATGGAGCGAGCGAGCGGGTATCACATCTACAACCTGGGTAATTCGAGTCCGGTATCGCTGTCCGATCTGATCGGCGCGTTGGAGGGGGCCTTGGGCAAGAGAGCGATGGTCGATCGGCTGCCCATTCAACCGGGTGATGTGGAGCGGACGTTTGCGGACGTGAGTCGGGCGCGGGCGGAATTGGGGTTCGAGCCGAAGACGGATCTGACGGCGGGGCTGGCGGAGTTTGTTGGATGGTTGCGGGGATCATGA
- a CDS encoding acyltransferase, whose translation MGRGSIILAHRSVCIGDDCLIAPGCHITDVNHGIAAGRLIRDQALESEAVRIGRDVWIGAGCSVLPGVTIGDGAVIGARAVVTRDVPENAIVAGVPARVIGCRKVPGDGGQG comes from the coding sequence CTGGGGCGGGGATCGATCATTCTGGCTCATCGATCGGTTTGCATCGGCGATGACTGTCTGATCGCGCCGGGCTGTCACATTACCGACGTCAATCATGGCATTGCGGCGGGGCGGCTCATTCGTGATCAGGCTCTGGAGTCTGAGGCCGTGCGGATCGGCCGTGATGTGTGGATCGGAGCGGGGTGTTCGGTGCTGCCGGGGGTGACGATTGGCGACGGGGCGGTCATTGGAGCACGAGCGGTGGTGACCCGAGACGTTCCTGAGAACGCGATTGTGGCGGGTGTTCCGGCCCGGGTGATCGGCTGCCGCAAGGTGCCGGGCGACGGGGGGCAGGGGTGA
- a CDS encoding flippase, with amino-acid sequence MLKRDISATFVGNLALIVIMLGTATVTSRTLGPAGRGLLAMAFLIPTITSTFALLGQEVVNNTFAGLYREARTVLFFHSLVFTAVGAVVSSLVIGAYFWWLPVPRGKFALLDQPIIWAMCFIAPITMFNTLMFGLLRGSGRVVTAAMLRIVNGLVLLVLLFLFLVILRYGVLAAVWVNVAASLMGGGLTVFCLRKDIDWRSRWWDREMLVKSLRFGWPICLATFAGFLVYRIDQGIQGYMVDEFQLGLYTQAVGVAEHLKVLPSSISTAFLPRLANELETRREQVPAVFRMTVIASAAAMVGTALVGAPGIVLLFGWEFLGSIPPFLLLLPGVAILGGASILASDLLTRQKPGYNMTVAWVTLAVSVALNLSLIPVLGICGSAIAASLSYLVALVLWIKFYVRESGRAMHELRPRRADLVLVWRTGWEVLGKLASRIRRRSATAEA; translated from the coding sequence ATGTTGAAGCGTGACATCAGTGCGACGTTCGTGGGCAATCTGGCCCTGATCGTGATCATGCTGGGGACGGCGACGGTCACGTCGCGGACGCTCGGTCCGGCTGGCCGGGGCCTGCTGGCCATGGCCTTCCTGATTCCGACGATCACGAGCACGTTCGCCTTGTTGGGGCAGGAGGTGGTTAACAACACGTTTGCCGGCTTGTACAGAGAGGCCAGAACGGTCCTTTTCTTTCACTCTCTGGTCTTCACGGCTGTCGGTGCCGTCGTCAGTTCGCTGGTCATAGGAGCCTATTTCTGGTGGCTGCCCGTTCCCCGCGGGAAGTTCGCCCTGCTGGATCAGCCGATCATCTGGGCCATGTGCTTCATCGCCCCGATCACCATGTTCAATACGCTCATGTTCGGCCTGCTTCGCGGTTCGGGAAGGGTGGTGACCGCGGCGATGTTGCGGATCGTCAACGGACTGGTGCTGCTGGTGCTCCTCTTCCTGTTCCTGGTGATTCTGCGGTACGGTGTTCTGGCGGCGGTCTGGGTGAACGTGGCGGCGTCGCTCATGGGTGGTGGCCTGACGGTGTTTTGCCTGCGGAAGGACATTGACTGGCGGAGCCGGTGGTGGGACCGCGAGATGCTGGTGAAGAGCCTCCGTTTCGGCTGGCCCATCTGTCTGGCCACGTTTGCCGGCTTTCTCGTTTACCGGATCGACCAGGGCATTCAGGGATACATGGTTGATGAGTTTCAACTGGGGCTCTACACCCAGGCTGTCGGCGTAGCCGAGCATCTGAAGGTGCTGCCGAGTTCGATCTCGACGGCGTTCTTGCCTCGGCTGGCCAACGAGTTGGAGACGCGCCGCGAACAGGTTCCCGCGGTGTTTCGGATGACGGTGATTGCCTCGGCTGCGGCGATGGTCGGGACCGCGCTCGTGGGCGCTCCAGGAATCGTTTTGCTGTTCGGCTGGGAGTTCCTGGGATCGATACCTCCGTTTCTACTTCTTCTGCCAGGCGTAGCCATTTTGGGTGGGGCATCGATACTCGCGAGCGATCTGCTCACGCGGCAGAAGCCCGGGTACAACATGACCGTTGCCTGGGTGACGCTGGCGGTGAGCGTGGCGCTCAATCTCTCGCTGATACCGGTTTTAGGAATCTGCGGATCGGCGATCGCCGCGAGTCTCAGTTATCTCGTTGCTCTGGTGTTGTGGATCAAGTTTTACGTTCGGGAGTCGGGCCGGGCGATGCATGAACTGCGGCCCAGGCGAGCGGATCTGGTGCTGGTGTGGCGGACGGGGTGGGAAGTCCTGGGCAAGTTGGCGAGTCGCATTAGGCGGCGTTCCGCGACCGCTGAAGCGTGA
- a CDS encoding glycosyltransferase: MGFPYWRRVATELLRRAGFTPEEVVPAGRGGLVRWLGGRTWRRLGAIHHVGGPTVWRTAAALRATGRPVVWHWIGSDLLAFKRSRAISLDRVLGRRAVGRWAAAHCADSPQLAEELTAVGVAAAVVRLLPAKTEATVADLPGEPAVLSYWSDEKFAFYQGPLVLDLARAFPGVKFRIVGAGGRGVDAPPNVEFLGFLGDMEEAYRASTVLIRMPLHDSLSAMVLEMLARGRYVIYNQPLECCHRAGSAEEAKASLGEILERREPNLAGAAMVRECFSLDVEAAKLRSLYAKILR, encoded by the coding sequence ATGGGGTTCCCGTACTGGCGACGCGTGGCGACGGAGTTGCTGCGCCGGGCGGGGTTCACACCCGAGGAGGTGGTTCCGGCCGGTCGGGGTGGTCTGGTGAGGTGGCTGGGCGGCCGCACCTGGCGCCGGTTGGGGGCGATACACCATGTTGGTGGTCCGACGGTCTGGCGGACGGCGGCGGCGCTGCGGGCGACCGGTCGCCCGGTGGTCTGGCATTGGATTGGGAGCGACCTGCTTGCGTTCAAACGAAGTCGGGCGATCAGTCTGGATCGGGTGTTGGGCCGCCGGGCGGTGGGCCGGTGGGCTGCGGCCCATTGTGCGGACTCGCCGCAGCTGGCGGAGGAGCTGACCGCGGTAGGTGTTGCGGCTGCGGTTGTCCGGTTGCTGCCTGCGAAAACTGAGGCGACGGTAGCGGATCTGCCTGGTGAACCGGCGGTGCTGAGCTACTGGAGCGACGAGAAGTTCGCCTTCTACCAGGGACCACTGGTATTGGACCTGGCTCGGGCCTTCCCTGGGGTGAAGTTCCGGATTGTCGGAGCCGGCGGTCGCGGCGTGGATGCTCCGCCGAACGTCGAGTTTCTCGGTTTCCTGGGAGACATGGAAGAGGCTTACCGGGCCTCGACGGTTTTGATTCGCATGCCTCTTCACGACAGTCTGTCGGCCATGGTTCTCGAGATGCTGGCGCGCGGTCGGTACGTGATCTACAACCAGCCGCTGGAGTGCTGCCATCGGGCCGGCTCTGCCGAGGAAGCGAAGGCGTCGCTGGGCGAGATCCTGGAGCGGCGAGAGCCCAACCTGGCCGGTGCGGCCATGGTGCGGGAGTGTTTCTCGCTCGACGTTGAAGCGGCCAAGCTCAGGTCGCTCTACGCGAAGATCCTGAGGTGA
- a CDS encoding glycosyltransferase, with protein MVSSATAEETRAVLMLSQAFPPRQAAGTFRVIRFTRFLPELGWKCVVVTPRVQCHPGLDETLVEQIDPATEVVRFGCGDPAEHLRRWVTLRRDLVGRLTRKPARVLSRLMDKVLLPDTRVLGTRRLFRACTRVFARRRVDVVWITGPPFSYFRIVPRLKKAFGVPVVLDLRDPWTTGDLRYQGRDRWRLKHERRMEGEAFALADRVVLNSELCHRAYCRLYPDLPADRWAVLTNGYDPEEFVDVLPEPFDRMVLVHGGLSGGNRTARWLIQAMGILCKAGVLSPASFRYVSYGSGGPEEHEAAVAGGVADMVEFRGSRSHKEVLSAVKGAGALLLIVGSGHETSIPGKLYEYLGAGRPVIMAGAPDCAAADVIRETGVGRVVALNDVEGLADCLRDLVLGRLASHRDEGRVRAYESRSISRRLADLLRSVMDGPA; from the coding sequence ATGGTGAGTTCTGCGACTGCCGAGGAGACTCGGGCTGTGCTCATGTTGTCCCAGGCGTTCCCTCCCCGGCAGGCGGCGGGCACGTTTCGGGTGATTCGGTTCACCCGTTTTCTCCCCGAGCTGGGATGGAAGTGCGTGGTGGTGACGCCCCGGGTCCAGTGCCATCCGGGACTCGATGAGACGCTTGTCGAGCAGATCGATCCGGCCACGGAGGTGGTGCGATTTGGCTGTGGTGATCCGGCCGAGCACCTTCGTCGATGGGTCACGCTGCGCCGAGACCTGGTGGGCCGGCTGACGCGTAAGCCGGCGAGAGTCCTGTCGCGCCTGATGGACAAGGTCCTGTTGCCGGACACCCGGGTCCTGGGTACGAGGAGGCTGTTTCGAGCGTGTACTCGGGTGTTTGCACGCCGGCGGGTCGACGTGGTCTGGATCACCGGTCCGCCGTTCAGCTATTTCCGGATCGTGCCGAGGCTGAAGAAGGCCTTTGGCGTTCCGGTTGTTCTCGATCTTCGTGATCCGTGGACGACTGGTGATCTGCGGTATCAGGGGCGTGACCGGTGGCGGCTCAAGCATGAGAGGCGGATGGAGGGCGAGGCTTTTGCGTTGGCCGACCGCGTCGTGCTCAACTCCGAGCTCTGTCATCGGGCGTATTGTCGTCTCTATCCCGACTTGCCGGCGGACCGTTGGGCGGTGTTGACCAACGGGTATGATCCGGAGGAGTTCGTGGACGTGCTGCCGGAGCCGTTTGACCGGATGGTTCTGGTTCACGGTGGCCTGAGCGGCGGGAACCGGACGGCCCGATGGCTCATTCAGGCGATGGGTATTCTGTGCAAGGCTGGGGTGCTTTCTCCGGCGAGTTTCCGGTACGTCAGTTACGGTTCGGGCGGCCCGGAGGAGCACGAGGCCGCGGTGGCGGGGGGGGTCGCGGACATGGTTGAGTTTCGGGGTTCGCGGAGCCACAAGGAAGTGCTTTCCGCGGTCAAGGGGGCCGGGGCGTTGCTGCTGATCGTGGGGTCGGGGCACGAGACGAGCATTCCGGGTAAACTCTATGAGTACTTGGGTGCAGGGCGGCCGGTCATCATGGCCGGGGCGCCTGATTGCGCTGCGGCCGATGTGATCCGTGAGACCGGCGTAGGGCGCGTTGTGGCCTTGAATGATGTCGAGGGTCTGGCCGACTGTCTTCGTGATCTGGTCTTGGGTCGTCTGGCGTCCCACCGTGACGAGGGGCGGGTCCGGGCGTACGAATCCCGCTCGATCAGCCGCAGGTTGGCCGACCTGCTCAGGTCGGTGATGGATGGTCCCGCCTAG
- a CDS encoding O-antigen ligase family protein: protein MVSQITADPSLLQGGYPQEVQEGASAHSPPAGVRGPMLAIIFFCTGLISYWGNASIATQLGYLSQGIVGLLGVMIVISIFASRVPVVFTREMLMASGFCAWALLGYPGASQHQVASDGLKTLLKLLPMAFVVANAVNGRRAFLWLVAAVVVTTIAASLGGASGLARGVEVATDAGGREQRIQGLFGNPNGLGKLCCLALWAGASLLLISRGKLAKAALIGGLGFIVVTIGLTGSRQAMIGLFLLIVALYWYVLRRTSTRAGGKVVWAIVIGGVLAAAILYMSTTPFWKRMETMLGTASSSRMESSAGARAAFMRKSLEVALHNPMLGVGYDCVSYELGRLGGSSLRSPHNTFLGLAANTGFIGWGLFYGGWAFLLLRIRSVSRLPLPRTDFVLVRCLCLLQVLLLFWGVAATLVNYKLFWVVSAASLGYLVWLERTYRPWVQETYEAPVYTPVPAY from the coding sequence ATGGTGTCTCAGATAACCGCTGATCCGAGTCTTCTCCAGGGGGGATACCCGCAGGAGGTGCAGGAGGGTGCAAGCGCCCATAGCCCACCGGCGGGCGTTCGGGGTCCGATGCTCGCGATTATCTTCTTCTGCACCGGCCTGATCAGTTACTGGGGCAACGCGTCGATTGCGACCCAGCTGGGGTATCTTTCGCAGGGCATTGTCGGCCTGCTGGGGGTGATGATCGTGATCTCGATCTTCGCCAGCCGCGTTCCGGTGGTATTCACCCGGGAGATGCTGATGGCCAGCGGTTTCTGCGCGTGGGCCCTGCTGGGCTATCCCGGTGCCTCACAGCATCAGGTTGCCTCGGACGGCCTGAAGACGCTGCTCAAATTGCTGCCGATGGCCTTCGTGGTGGCCAACGCGGTGAACGGGCGGCGGGCGTTTCTGTGGCTGGTGGCCGCAGTCGTAGTGACCACCATTGCAGCCTCGCTGGGTGGAGCTTCAGGTCTGGCTCGAGGGGTGGAGGTGGCCACGGATGCGGGTGGAAGGGAACAGCGTATTCAGGGGCTCTTTGGCAACCCGAACGGTCTTGGGAAGCTGTGTTGCCTGGCCCTGTGGGCGGGTGCTTCTCTCCTCCTGATCAGTCGGGGCAAGCTGGCCAAAGCTGCACTCATCGGGGGCCTGGGCTTCATCGTGGTGACCATCGGCCTGACCGGCTCAAGGCAGGCCATGATCGGCCTTTTCCTCCTCATTGTGGCCCTGTACTGGTACGTTCTCCGCAGGACCAGCACGCGGGCGGGCGGCAAGGTCGTCTGGGCGATCGTGATTGGCGGCGTGCTGGCCGCGGCGATTCTGTACATGTCGACGACGCCGTTCTGGAAGCGGATGGAGACCATGTTGGGTACTGCGTCCAGCAGCCGGATGGAATCCAGCGCCGGTGCCCGTGCGGCGTTCATGCGGAAGTCGCTCGAAGTGGCCCTGCATAATCCGATGCTGGGCGTGGGGTATGATTGTGTGTCTTACGAACTTGGTCGTCTGGGCGGCTCGAGCCTGAGAAGCCCGCACAACACCTTTCTTGGGCTTGCGGCCAACACGGGCTTCATCGGCTGGGGTCTGTTCTATGGAGGGTGGGCGTTCCTGCTGCTGCGGATTCGATCGGTGAGCAGGCTGCCGCTGCCAAGAACGGACTTTGTCCTGGTGAGGTGTCTGTGTCTTCTCCAGGTGTTGCTGCTCTTCTGGGGAGTGGCGGCCACGCTGGTGAACTACAAGCTTTTCTGGGTCGTGAGTGCCGCGTCTCTGGGATACCTTGTTTGGCTTGAGCGGACTTATCGTCCATGGGTTCAGGAGACATACGAAGCGCCGGTTTACACACCGGTTCCGGCGTACTGA
- a CDS encoding glycosyltransferase family 4 protein: MADPPHDSASVLPEAAFGGTCCVISHKQFYRVDGQYCTTGGFGRYIEVLAQLFDRVIVAVPVRHQMPADGVTPLRVARAQVAELPTYRQRYTFQSLLHPIGYSMPLLAVIRRADIVHLMFPGYLQVFGFFLARLLRKPVFCSMVGDWEALFGVTRVAERHPRLVRGFVMAHRPLLRWILSSDLVFAYGRKLAESYQGRGRNVVLGEDSTFREDDIRPEETLGPLPASPRLLFVGRLDYLKGIAVLLRALALLRGEGLTPVLTLVGEGPNRAEFEVLGQELGVANAVTFRGYVPMGEQLWRVYREHDLFVLPSFTEGIPKVVIEALANGLPIVATRVGGIPDLVPPETGILVPPKQVEPLADAIRRILTDDAFRQGLARSGLRWARGKTMEAQARYLEGHLRRSFPGLTRALKSRRAVRGESVVESRGA; the protein is encoded by the coding sequence ATGGCGGACCCTCCGCATGACTCTGCCAGCGTTCTGCCTGAGGCGGCCTTCGGCGGCACCTGCTGCGTGATCTCGCACAAGCAGTTTTACCGGGTCGACGGGCAGTACTGTACGACGGGCGGTTTTGGCCGGTACATCGAGGTGCTGGCTCAGCTGTTCGACCGGGTGATCGTGGCTGTTCCCGTTCGTCACCAGATGCCCGCGGACGGCGTAACGCCCTTGAGGGTGGCGCGAGCCCAGGTGGCTGAACTGCCCACCTACAGGCAACGATACACTTTTCAGTCGCTGCTACACCCCATCGGTTACTCGATGCCGCTTCTGGCGGTGATCCGAAGGGCGGACATTGTTCACCTCATGTTCCCCGGTTACCTCCAGGTTTTCGGTTTCTTTCTTGCCCGGCTGCTGAGGAAGCCGGTCTTCTGCTCAATGGTGGGCGACTGGGAGGCTCTGTTTGGGGTCACTCGAGTGGCCGAGCGTCATCCCCGGCTGGTTCGCGGTTTTGTGATGGCTCACCGCCCGTTGCTCCGCTGGATTCTCAGCAGCGATCTGGTGTTTGCCTATGGCCGCAAGCTGGCCGAATCCTACCAGGGACGTGGCAGGAATGTCGTGTTGGGCGAGGACAGTACTTTCCGCGAGGATGATATCCGCCCGGAGGAGACGCTGGGCCCGTTGCCGGCATCCCCTCGACTGCTGTTTGTGGGTCGGCTGGACTATCTGAAGGGCATCGCGGTCTTGTTGCGTGCCCTGGCCTTGCTGCGAGGCGAGGGTTTGACGCCGGTATTGACCCTGGTCGGGGAGGGGCCGAACCGCGCCGAGTTCGAGGTGTTGGGCCAGGAGTTAGGCGTGGCGAATGCCGTCACCTTCCGCGGGTATGTGCCGATGGGCGAGCAGCTCTGGCGCGTGTATCGCGAGCATGATCTTTTCGTGCTCCCCAGTTTCACGGAGGGGATACCGAAGGTCGTCATTGAGGCCCTGGCCAACGGATTGCCGATCGTTGCCACGCGGGTTGGCGGGATTCCGGACCTTGTCCCGCCGGAGACCGGCATCCTGGTGCCACCGAAGCAGGTGGAGCCGCTGGCCGACGCCATCCGACGGATCTTGACTGATGATGCGTTCCGACAGGGCCTGGCCAGGTCCGGTCTGCGCTGGGCTCGCGGGAAGACGATGGAGGCTCAGGCTCGCTATCTGGAAGGTCATCTCCGCCGGAGTTTCCCGGGTCTCACCAGGGCCTTGAAGTCGCGGCGGGCGGTGAGGGGGGAGTCGGTGGTCGAGTCGAGAGGGGCTTGA
- a CDS encoding glycosyltransferase codes for MSRIRVLHIIGQIRRGGCESQLLGLCERLDKARFDLSVCWFVRMDEELDEEFARAGVQPIFLDKRAGSLWQFFRRLRRVIKETSPDIVHTWLFSANFWGRFAAMSCRVPRIVASDRCEVAMDNTVVRIAERLLASRTTRLANSLAVARSLEEHFGLPVVCTRVIYNAVQVPLPEREQARREIRDELGLPPDSQLVLMVGRCTWPKNYLMFIRVGQLVCGRFERAYFLAAGGGPEEASLRGQVQREGWERRIRFLGERPDIARLLAAADVFAFTSDSEGLPNAVLEAMAAGLPVVCTEFASAGEVILGPEHAVLVPCGDVDKMVDAVGRLLAAPEHCRDLGAAARDHVAARFSWERVVGETASVYEELMSSSLGR; via the coding sequence ATGAGCAGGATCCGGGTTCTTCACATCATCGGCCAGATTCGACGCGGCGGTTGCGAATCGCAGCTGCTGGGTCTGTGCGAACGTCTTGACAAGGCTCGCTTCGATCTCTCGGTATGCTGGTTTGTCCGGATGGACGAGGAGCTCGACGAGGAGTTTGCGCGAGCGGGAGTGCAGCCCATCTTCCTTGATAAGAGGGCCGGGTCTTTGTGGCAGTTTTTCCGGCGGCTCAGGCGCGTGATCAAGGAGACCTCACCGGACATCGTGCACACCTGGTTGTTCTCCGCCAACTTCTGGGGACGGTTTGCGGCGATGAGCTGCCGTGTTCCGCGCATCGTGGCGAGTGACCGGTGCGAGGTCGCGATGGACAATACGGTTGTGCGCATCGCCGAGCGCTTGCTGGCGTCTCGAACCACGCGACTGGCCAACAGCCTGGCGGTGGCGCGGTCGCTGGAGGAGCATTTTGGCCTGCCCGTCGTTTGCACGCGGGTCATCTACAATGCCGTTCAGGTACCGTTGCCGGAGCGAGAGCAGGCTCGGCGGGAGATACGGGACGAACTCGGTCTCCCCCCGGACAGCCAGCTTGTGCTGATGGTGGGGCGTTGTACCTGGCCGAAGAACTACCTGATGTTCATCCGGGTTGGCCAGCTGGTGTGCGGCCGGTTCGAGCGGGCGTACTTTTTGGCTGCGGGGGGCGGGCCCGAGGAGGCGTCGCTCCGCGGGCAGGTTCAGCGCGAGGGCTGGGAGCGCCGGATCCGTTTTCTCGGAGAGCGGCCGGACATCGCGAGGCTCCTTGCGGCGGCGGATGTGTTTGCCTTCACTTCCGACTCCGAAGGGCTGCCTAATGCGGTGCTGGAGGCGATGGCGGCCGGTTTGCCGGTGGTCTGCACGGAGTTCGCGTCGGCGGGCGAGGTGATTCTGGGCCCGGAACACGCCGTGCTCGTTCCCTGCGGCGACGTGGACAAGATGGTGGATGCGGTCGGCAGGCTGCTTGCCGCTCCGGAGCATTGTCGGGATCTGGGGGCCGCCGCCCGGGACCACGTGGCGGCACGCTTCAGCTGGGAAAGAGTGGTTGGGGAGACCGCATCCGTCTATGAGGAGTTGATGAGCTCTTCCTTGGGTCGATGA
- the asnB gene encoding asparagine synthase (glutamine-hydrolyzing), producing MCGICGIVDFSDRPISGELVDRMRDMMLPRGPDDAGTVVLPHAGLGHRRLSIIDLSPRGHQPMANEDQTLWMVFNGEVYNFQELRPELESAGHRFASDTDSEVLIHGYEQWGIERLLTRVNGMFGLALWDGRREELHLARDRLGKKPVYYGWHEGRFLFGSDIKSIWSVAPSGWQPRMEAIARYLYWRFVPGREAAFKDVYQLLPAHYLTLTRAGWVERRYWHLSFADKVRDSFSDIMERTSELVFGAVRRRLVSDVPLGAFLSGGVDSSYIVSLMAEASPGRVRTFAIGTEDPDHDERAFARIVAGRWNTDHTEFQVSPDAWSLLPRLVWSFGQPFGDASAIPTYYVAHCARQHVSVALTGDGGDESFAGYSQHHGYYLAHLVGWCLPDALLNRVYSLVRGYMYSESRAPAAMAARFLRYAHSDPLVAWGGVSSWALHHLDRIWAGAARPLATRENLLAYTQEVMKGYDGDSALDRALFDDLHVLLPFCYNVKVDVATMMSSLEARSPFQDQLVVEWAARLKPGVKLRPWERKYLLKRLAARRVPKEVVFRRKHGFSIPIDGWFEGAWARRAHEIILGKTARERGLFDYGYVARLWEEHQSHVACHGTRFWLLLWLELWFRMFVDRTMGPDDSLDSLV from the coding sequence ATGTGTGGAATCTGCGGCATCGTGGACTTCAGTGATCGGCCGATCAGCGGCGAGCTCGTTGACCGGATGCGCGACATGATGCTGCCTCGCGGGCCGGACGACGCCGGGACGGTCGTTCTGCCGCACGCAGGGTTGGGGCATCGCCGCCTGAGCATCATCGACCTGTCGCCTCGCGGTCATCAACCGATGGCCAACGAAGATCAGACTCTCTGGATGGTTTTCAACGGAGAGGTCTACAACTTCCAGGAGCTGCGACCGGAGTTGGAGTCGGCCGGCCACCGGTTCGCATCGGACACGGATTCGGAAGTGCTCATTCACGGCTATGAGCAGTGGGGGATTGAGCGCCTGCTGACGCGGGTCAACGGGATGTTCGGTCTGGCGTTGTGGGATGGGCGGCGCGAGGAGCTCCACCTGGCCCGGGACCGGTTGGGGAAGAAGCCGGTGTACTACGGCTGGCATGAAGGCCGATTCCTTTTTGGCTCGGACATCAAGTCGATCTGGAGCGTTGCCCCTTCCGGTTGGCAACCGCGCATGGAGGCCATCGCGCGGTATCTCTACTGGCGGTTCGTGCCCGGCCGCGAGGCGGCGTTCAAGGACGTGTACCAGCTGCTTCCCGCGCACTATCTCACCTTGACGCGTGCCGGGTGGGTGGAGCGGCGGTACTGGCATCTGTCCTTCGCCGACAAGGTACGGGACTCGTTCTCGGACATCATGGAGCGGACCTCGGAACTGGTTTTCGGCGCGGTCCGGCGCCGCCTGGTCAGCGATGTGCCGCTGGGTGCCTTCCTGAGCGGCGGCGTGGACAGCAGTTACATCGTAAGTCTGATGGCCGAGGCCAGTCCGGGTCGGGTGCGCACGTTCGCCATCGGCACCGAGGATCCCGATCACGATGAGCGAGCGTTTGCCCGGATCGTAGCCGGTCGGTGGAATACGGATCATACCGAGTTCCAGGTCTCTCCGGACGCCTGGTCGCTGCTGCCCCGGCTGGTGTGGTCGTTTGGGCAGCCATTCGGAGACGCGTCAGCCATTCCGACCTACTACGTGGCTCATTGTGCCCGGCAGCACGTGAGCGTGGCGCTGACCGGTGACGGAGGGGACGAGTCCTTCGCAGGTTACAGCCAGCACCACGGGTACTACCTGGCCCATCTGGTCGGGTGGTGTCTCCCCGACGCGCTGCTCAATCGGGTCTACTCTCTGGTCAGGGGGTACATGTACTCGGAATCGCGTGCTCCGGCGGCCATGGCGGCCCGTTTTCTGCGTTACGCTCATTCCGACCCGCTCGTGGCCTGGGGTGGGGTGAGCAGCTGGGCCCTGCACCATCTTGACCGGATCTGGGCGGGGGCTGCGAGACCGCTTGCCACTCGTGAGAACCTTCTGGCTTACACGCAGGAGGTCATGAAAGGCTATGATGGGGACAGTGCCCTGGATCGGGCCCTCTTCGACGACCTGCACGTGCTCCTTCCCTTCTGCTACAACGTCAAAGTTGACGTCGCCACGATGATGAGTTCGCTTGAAGCCCGATCGCCTTTCCAGGATCAGCTGGTGGTGGAGTGGGCGGCCCGCCTCAAGCCGGGGGTCAAGCTGCGGCCGTGGGAGAGGAAGTACCTGTTGAAGCGACTGGCGGCCAGACGGGTACCGAAGGAAGTCGTCTTCCGCCGCAAGCACGGCTTCTCGATTCCGATCGACGGGTGGTTTGAAGGGGCCTGGGCCAGGCGGGCCCACGAGATCATCCTCGGCAAGACCGCCCGTGAGCGGGGTTTGTTCGACTATGGCTATGTCGCCCGGCTGTGGGAGGAGCATCAATCGCACGTGGCGTGCCACGGCACTCGTTTCTGGCTGCTGCTGTGGCTGGAGTTATGGTTCCGGATGTTCGTCGATCGAACGATGGGGCCCGACGACTCGCTGGATTCGTTGGTGTGA